A genomic window from Bicyclus anynana chromosome 11, ilBicAnyn1.1, whole genome shotgun sequence includes:
- the LOC112048080 gene encoding transcription factor Adf-1-like codes for MNEIDLIREVERRPILYDKTVSGFNKTKLRDNAWKDVQETLNVSEAECKKRWRSLRDSFIKLQRTHGGRTRWPYLSAMKFLLPHVETTKGDTPARESNVKRETSDSETEELPRRSAADFSLPDLTFPDFHSEDEEDSQSQPAKKMRLDVLEELDPCHCNRTDPDELFLLSCAPTLKRLNAKQHAVAKLKIQQVLYEAEFGNQLEQPHASPNAECSYENGDSSLT; via the exons ATGAACGAGATCGATTTGATAAGGGAAGTGGAGAGACGACCGATTCTGTACGACAAAACGGTCAGTGGGTTTAACAAAACGAAACTACGAGATAACGCGTGGAAAGATGTTCAAGAAACTCTCAATGTGTCTG AGGCGGAATGCAAGAAGCGTTGGCGGTCGCTGCGAGATTCCTTCATCAAGTTGCAGAGAACGCACGGCGGACGCACGCGGTGGCCCTATCTATCTGCCATGAAGTTCCTGTTGCCACACGTCGAAACTACTAAGGGCGATACTCC GGCTAGAGAATCAAACGTCAAACGAGAAACTTCAGACTCTGAGACCGAGGAGTTGCCGCGACGTTCAGCCGCCGACTTCTCACTCCCAGACCTCACCTTCCCAGACTTCCACTCAGAGGACGAAGAAGACTCCCAGTCTCAACCGGCCAAGAAAATGCGTCTAGACGTTCTAGAAGAGCTAGACCCATGCCACTGTAATAGGACGGACCCTGATGAATTGTTTCTTCTAAGTTGCGCGCCGACACTTAAGCGGTTAAATGCCAAACAACATGCTGTAGCTAAACTAAAGATCCAGCAGGTTTTATATGAAGCTGAGTTTGGGAACCAGTTAGAACAACCTCATGCGAGTCCAAATGCGGAATGCAGTTATGAAAACGGTGACAGTTCACTCACTTAA